Proteins encoded together in one Triticum dicoccoides isolate Atlit2015 ecotype Zavitan chromosome 7B, WEW_v2.0, whole genome shotgun sequence window:
- the LOC119342028 gene encoding aspartyl protease family protein At5g10770-like, translating to MASVSKLVLLLLCAYHTLVAHAGDDLGSYYMVLPAGSLKSATVNCTDHKVSSPSGGVVTVPLHHRHGPCSPVPSTKAPTLEEMLWRDQLRAEYIGQKFSGVKGGGVEQSDVTVPTTLGLSLGTLQYVITVGIGSPAVTQTMFIDTGSDVSWVQCKPCSRCHSQADSLFDPSSSSTYSPFTCSSAACAQLRRDGQGNGCSGSQCQYIVNYGDGSRTIGTYSSDTLSLGSNAVSNFQFGCSQSESGLLLNDQTAGLIGLGGGAQSLATQTAGSFGKAFSYCLPPTPGSFGFLTLGAATSGFVIHVRMLRSTHVPAYYGVLLQAIRVGGRQLNIPTSVFSAGSIMDSGTIITRLPRTAYSVLSSAFRAGMKQYPPAQPRGIFDTCFDFSGQSTINVPSVALVFSGGAVVDLASDGIILDSCLAFAANRDDSSLGIIGNVQQRTFEMLYDVGGGAVGFKAGAC from the exons ATGGCGTCGGTTTCGAAGCTTGTGCTTCTCCTGCTGTGCGCTTACCACACTCTCGTTGCTCACGCAGGAGATGATCTTGGCAGCTACTACATGGTTCTGCCCGCTGGGTCTCTGAAATCTGCCACCGTCAACTGCACCGATCACAAAG TGAGTTCACCATCCGGCGGCGTCGTCACGGTGCCGTTGCACCACCGGCACGGCCCATGCTCCCCCGTCCCCTCCACGAAGGCGCCGaccttggaggagatgctctggcgTGACCAGCTCCGAGCTGAATACATCGGACAGAAGTTCTCTGGCGTCAAGGGTGGCGGCGTGGAGCAGTCGGACGTAACCGTGCCTACCACACTGGGCCTCTCCCTGGGCACGTTGCAGTACGTGATCACCGTCGGCATCGGCTCGCCGGCCGTGACCCAGACCATGTTCATCGACACAGGCAGCGACGTGTCATGGGTGCAGTGCAAGCCATGCTCGCGGTGCCACTCGCAGGCGGACTCGCTCTTCGACCCCAGCTCGTCGAGCACCTACTCCCCGTTCACCTGCAGCTCCGCCGCCTGCGCGCAGCTCCGCCGGGACGGCCAAGGAAACGGCTGCTCCGGCTCCCAGTGCCAATACATTGTCAACTACGGCGATGGTTCGAGAACCATCGGGACCTACAGCTCCGACACGCTCTCTCTGGGCTCCAACGCCGTCAGCAACTTTCAGTTCGGGTGCAGCCAGTCTGAGTCGGGCCTCCTTCTCAACGACCAGACCGCTGGGCTCAtcgggctcggcggcggcgctcaGTCGCTGGCCACCCAGACCGCGGGGTCCTTCGGCAAGGCCTTCTCGTACTGCCTCCCGCCGACTCCGGGGTCGTTCGGGTTCCTCACTCTCGGTGCAGCAACCTCGGGTTTCGT AATCCACGTCCGGATGCTCAGGAGCACGCACGTCCCGGCGTACTACGGCGTGCTCCTTCAAGCCATCAGGGTGGGAGGCAGGCAGCTCAACATACCCACCTCGGTCTTCTCGGCCGGGTCGATCATGGACTCCGGCACAATCATCACGCGCCTGCCGCGGACCGCGTACTCGGTGCTGTCGTCGGCGTTCAGGGCCGGCATGAAGCAGTACCCGCCGGCACAGCCCAGGGGCATCTTCGACACGTGCTTCGACTTCAGCGGCCAGTCCACCATCAACGTACCGAGCGTCGCACTGGTGTTCTCCGGGGGCGCCGTCGTCGACCTCGCCTCGGACGGGATCATTCTGGACAGCTGCCTCGCCTTCGCGGCCAACCGCGATGACAGCTCGCTCGGCATCATCGGCAACGTGCAGCAGCGGACGTTCGAGATGCTCTACGACGTTGGTGGCGGCGCCGTGGGGTTCAAGGCTGGCGCATGCTGA